Proteins encoded within one genomic window of Sminthopsis crassicaudata isolate SCR6 chromosome X, ASM4859323v1, whole genome shotgun sequence:
- the LOC141549154 gene encoding uncharacterized protein LOC141549154 isoform X3: MESPEDEGSGRSEEPKASCPERKEHMDCDDGQMVHESINPFHSDENSHIPVTKSFAEGERLHHIVCCTACGQQVNHYEDSVYRHPALNVLICESCYMHLSEDISHDSTRPDKHCSLSSVVPL; encoded by the exons ATGGAAAGTCCCGAAGACGAG ggtAGTGGCCGTTCTGAAGAACCGAAGGCATCATGCCCTGAGAG GAAAGAACATATGGACTGTGATGATGGACAGATGGTGCATGAATCTATCAATCCATTTCATTCAGATGAAAATTCACATATTCCTGTGACAAAAAGCTTTGCAGAAG gGGAAAGACTTCATCACATTGTGTGCTGTACTGCTTGTGGACAGCAAGTGAATCATTATGAGGATTCGGTGTATAGACATCCTGCACTGAATGTTCTTATTTGTGAG aGCTGCTACATGCATTTGAGTGAGGACATAAGCCATGATTCTACTAGACCTGATAAGCACTGCAG